A window from Bos indicus isolate NIAB-ARS_2022 breed Sahiwal x Tharparkar chromosome 1, NIAB-ARS_B.indTharparkar_mat_pri_1.0, whole genome shotgun sequence encodes these proteins:
- the FAIM gene encoding fas apoptotic inhibitory molecule 1 isoform X1, with the protein MASGDDSPIFEDDESPPYSLEKMTDLVAVWEVALSDGVHKIEFEHGTTSGKRVVYVDGKEVIRKEWMFKLVGKETFCVGAAKTKATINIDAVSGFAYEYTLEINGKSLKKYMENRSKTTNTWVLHLDSEDFRVVLEKDTLDVWCNGKKMETAGEFVDDGTETHFNIGNHDCYIKAVSSGKRKEGIIHSLIVDNREIPEIVE; encoded by the exons ATGGCATCTGGAGATGACAGTCCTATCTTTGAAGATGACGAAAG CCCTCCTTACAGCCTGGAAAAAATGACAGATCTTGTAGCTGTTTGGGAAGTTGCTTTAAGTGATGGAGTCCATAAAATTGAATTTGAACATGGGACCACATCAGGCAAACGAGTGGTGTATGTAGATGGGAAG GAAGTGATAAGAAAAGAATGGATGTTCAAATTGGTGGGCAAAGAAACCTTCTGCGTTGGAGCTGCAAAGACAAAAGCAACCATAAATATCGATGCTGTCAGTGGTTTTGCTTATGAATATACTCTGGAAATTAATGGGAAAAGTCTCAAGAAGTATATGGAGAACAGATCAAAAACCACCAATACTTGGGTATTACATTTGGATAGTGAGGACTTTAGAGTTGTGTTAG AGAAAGACACTCTGGATGTGTGGTGCAATGGTAAAAAAATGGAGACAGCG GGTGAGTTTGTAGATGATGGGACTGAAACTCACTTCAATATTGGGAATCATGACTGTTACATAAAGGCTGTCAGTAGCGGCAAGCGGAAAGAAGGGATTATTCATAGTCTCATTGTGGATAACAGAGAAATCCCAGAGATTGTTGAATGA
- the FAIM gene encoding fas apoptotic inhibitory molecule 1 isoform X2, with protein MTDLVAVWEVALSDGVHKIEFEHGTTSGKRVVYVDGKEVIRKEWMFKLVGKETFCVGAAKTKATINIDAVSGFAYEYTLEINGKSLKKYMENRSKTTNTWVLHLDSEDFRVVLEKDTLDVWCNGKKMETAGEFVDDGTETHFNIGNHDCYIKAVSSGKRKEGIIHSLIVDNREIPEIVE; from the exons ATGACAGATCTTGTAGCTGTTTGGGAAGTTGCTTTAAGTGATGGAGTCCATAAAATTGAATTTGAACATGGGACCACATCAGGCAAACGAGTGGTGTATGTAGATGGGAAG GAAGTGATAAGAAAAGAATGGATGTTCAAATTGGTGGGCAAAGAAACCTTCTGCGTTGGAGCTGCAAAGACAAAAGCAACCATAAATATCGATGCTGTCAGTGGTTTTGCTTATGAATATACTCTGGAAATTAATGGGAAAAGTCTCAAGAAGTATATGGAGAACAGATCAAAAACCACCAATACTTGGGTATTACATTTGGATAGTGAGGACTTTAGAGTTGTGTTAG AGAAAGACACTCTGGATGTGTGGTGCAATGGTAAAAAAATGGAGACAGCG GGTGAGTTTGTAGATGATGGGACTGAAACTCACTTCAATATTGGGAATCATGACTGTTACATAAAGGCTGTCAGTAGCGGCAAGCGGAAAGAAGGGATTATTCATAGTCTCATTGTGGATAACAGAGAAATCCCAGAGATTGTTGAATGA